Sequence from the Hamadaea flava genome:
TCCGCAGATCCGGCCGCGCCCGGCGAAGATAGCCCGCCACCAGCAGGAGGTGATAGTCGTGGATCCAGACGACCGCGCCCGGGGCGGCAAGCCGGGCGGCGACGACGGCGTACCGATGATTGACCCGCCGGTACGCGGCCTGCCACGGCTGGTGGAACTGCGGCGGCGGACCGTACTCGTGCATCAGCGGCAGCAACGTCTCCCGGCACTGTCCCAGGTAGTACTCCTCGATGTCCGAGCTCGGCGCGAACAGCCCGGTCAGCCAGGCACCCGCGACCTGAGCATCGCGGGGCAGCACGTCGTGCAGCGCGACCCAGACTCCGTCGCGCTCGCCGGTCGCCGCCGCGAAACCTGCCGCGGGATCGGCGGCCCGCCGCCGGAGTAGCCAGCCGGCGGCAACCACCTCGGCGGGCAGCGCGTGCGCCAGCGTGACCAGGTCGAACGTCTCAGGCCGCGGCATCTGGCGCCTCCCCCGGCGGGACGGCGCCGTCCGGTTCAGCTGGAGTGACATGCAGGACCCGATCCGCCCGTGCCAGCCGCAGGTTGCGCCGAAGCCGTTCCGACGGGGCGCGCAGCGTCAGCACCCCGCCGTCGAGGCGGGCCCGCCGATGCGCTTCCAGCAGCACCCCGATGGCGGCGGCGTCGAGATACGGGCACTGCTCCAGGTCGAGCACGATCTCCACCGGCGAAACGGCCAGTGCGTCGTCGAGCAGCCTCGTCAGCCGCGACAACGCCCACAGGTCCAGTTCCTCCGTGACGACCAGCTCGACGACGGGAATCCGGCTCACCGAACCACGCACCATCGTCCCCACCTCCGGCTATCGGCCTCTGCCTCTGCTGACCTCTGCCTCTTCTGACCTCTGCCTCTTCTGACGCTCCGACCTTGGGAAACGGATGTGGCGACCCCGGCCCCAAACCATGACAGTCTCGTGACAAACCGCCGATCAGGTCTCATACGCCCGCTTCGGCGTTGGTCAGCGGCGCGACCGGTGGGCATGATGGCCCGCATGGCCTCGGTGCTGGTGATTGAAGACGACGACCGGATCCGGCTGTCGCTGGTGCTGGCCCTCGAAGACGAGGGCTACGCCGCCGAGGGCGCCCCGACCGCCGAGGAGGGCCTGGCCCGGCAACGCAAGAACCCGGCCGACACCGTCCTCGTCGACCTGATGCTGCCCGGCTTGGACGGGTTCGACACGATCCGGGAGCTTCGCCGAGCCGACGACGTCCCCATCGTCGTCGTGTCCGCCCGCAGCGACACCCACGACATCGTCGCCGCGTTGGAGGCCGGTGCAGACGATTACCTGGTCAAACCGGTCGCCGTCAAGGAGTTGACCGCTCGGCTGCGCGCGCTGCGCCGCCGGGCGCGGGCCGCCGCCACGGCGATGCCGACGCTGATCTTCGGCGAGCTGACCATCCTGCCGCTGGCCGGCGAAGTCACGCTGCACGGCGAACCGGTCGCGCTGACGCGCACGGAGTTCCGGCTGCTGTGCGAGCTGGCCGAGCATCCCGGCATGGTCTTGTCCCGCCAGCAGCTGCTCGAACGGGTCTGGGAGTACGACTTCGGCGACGAACGCCTGGTGGACGTCCACGTCGGGCGCCTGCGGCAGAAGATCGAGGTCGAGCCGTCGGCGCCGAAGCACCTCGTCACCGTGCGCGGTCTGGGCTACAAGTTGCAGCGATGAGGCGGCTCCGGCAGCCCGGCCTGCGGGTACGCGTGACGGCGGCGTTCGCCTTGGGCGCGCTCGTCATCTCGGCGACGATCGCGATCGCGTCGTTCCAGATCACCCGGCAGACGCTGCTGAGCGGACGGGAGCGGTCGGCGCTGCGGGCGGCGTACTTCGACGCCAACGTGGTCAACGCCGGGCTGGCCGCCGACGACGACCCCGACGTCCAGGAAGTGCTGCGTACGCTCGACACCGGCAGCAGCCGCCACGCGATCATCTACCGGAACGGCCGGTTCTACTCGCGTACCGCCGACACCGGGTACACCAAGGCACTGCCCGCCGACCTGCAATCCCTGGTCGGCTCCGGGCACACCGCCGTGCAACGCGTACGCGTCGAGAGCGGCCCGGCTTGGGCGATCGGCATTCCATTGCCCGACGGCAGCCGCTTCTACATGATCGACTCGATGAAGGAGCTCGACCGGACGCTGCGCGTCATGTCGCTGGTGCTGGCGTTGGTGGCGGCAGCGACGACGGCGGCCGGCGCGGCCTTGGGCGCGTACGCGAGCCGCCGCGTGTTGCGGCCGATGCGAGTGGTGGCCGACGCCGCGCGCGACATCGCCGGAGGCGACCTCACAGCCCGGCTGGATCCGGCGACCGAACCCGACCTCGAACGGCTCACCACGTCGTTCAACCGCATGGTCGACCAGCTCGCCGCCCGACTGGAACGGGATCGCCGGTTCGCCGCCGACGTGAGCCACGAGCTGCGCTCGCCGCTGCAGACGCTGGCCGCCGCCGCGAGCGTGCTGGCCCGCCGCCGCGACCAGCTCGATCCGCGGTCCGCCCAGGCCGCCTCGTTGGTGGCCGACGAAGTCGAACGGTTCCAGACGCTCGTCACCGATCTGCTCGAACTCGCCCGCGCCGATCAGCCCGCCGACCGGCGGCTCACCGAGGTCGCTGAGCTGGCCCGCCAAGTCGTCGCCCGCAAGGGCTTCGATCCCGGCATCGTCTCCGTCGCCGAACCCGGTTTCACCCCGGTCTGGCCGGTCGACTCGCGCCGCTTCGAGCAGATCATCGCCAACCTCCTCGACAACGCCGTACGCCACGGCGGCGGCCCGACCGCGGTACGCCTCGGCGGCACGGCCGGCACCGGCTGGCTGGAGGTCGACGACGAGGGTCCGGGCGTACCGCCTGCCGACCGGATCTCGATCTTCGACCGCTTCGTCCGCGGCCGGGCGGCGAACGCCCGCGCCGACTCCGACGGCACCGGCCTCGGGCTGGCCCTGGTCCGACAGCACGCCCTGGCTCACGGCGGCGACGCGACCGTCACCGACCGGCCCGGCGGCGGCGCCCGGTTCCATGTGGAGATAGACCTGTCCCCCGAAGAGCCCGACGGGAGGCTGGCGTGAGCAGACGAGCCTCAGCCCTCCTCGCCGTCCTGCTGGTCGCCGGAGTCGGTGTCACCGGATGCGGCGTGCCCGCCGAGTCCGAACCGCGCAGTGTGTCGCCGCCGCCCGGACCGTTCGCCGGGCTCAGCTCGCCCGTGCCGTCGACTCCGGCGACGACGGCGACCGGTCGCCTCACCGAGATGCTGTACTTCGTCCTGGACGGCAAACTGGTCTCGGTCACCCGGCGAGTGGACGCCCAGCCGACAGTCGACGAGCTGATCAACGCCCTGCAGGTCGGCCCGACGCAGACCGAACGCGACACCGGTCTGTCCACCGCGCTCGGCGGCACCAACGTGGTGGCGGCGTTCTCCGTCGCCGGCGACCGCGTGGAGCTGACCCTGACCGCCCCGGTCGACGGCAACGGCCGCGCCGACGAAGCGCTCGGATACGCCCAGCTCGTCTGCACGCTGACCGCGCGCGGAGACATCCACGGTGTCGTGTTCACCCGGGACGGGCATCCGGTCGGCGTACCGCGCGGGGACGGGTCCCTGTCGGAAGGCCCGCTGACCGCCGCCGACTACAGCATGCTGCTCGGCTAGCGGATCAGCGGTCGGTCCCGCGGCTTCAGACCCTCGAACACCAGCTTCAGCACATCCGACATGTACGCCTTGGGCAGCGGCCGAGTTCGGAGGAGCCAAGCGTGGTACAGCGGGCCGAAAATGATCTCGACAACCATGTCGAGGTCGGCGTCGGACCGCAGTTCATCGGTTCCCTGCGCCTTCGTCAGGCGCTGCTTCGCCTCGACGATCGCCTGTTCCAGCAGTGCGCGTACGCCATCGGCGGCGACGTCGTCGGACTGCGCGGCGATCAGCAACCCACGCCAGACCGCGCCGGCGTCGGAGTCGAAGAGCCGCTGCAGCGCCGTCGTCTGCGTGAGCAGATCGGCCGCCAGATCGCCGGTGTCCGGGAAGCCGGCCGCCCGCTCGCGTTCGCGCTCCATGTACTCCAGGAGCACCGCCGCCTTCGACGGCCACCAGCGATAGATCGTCTGCTTGCCGACGCCGGCTCGGGCGGCGATCGCCTCGACGGTGACGGCGGCGAAGCCGACTTCGGCGCATAGGTCAGCAGCGGCGGTCACGATGGCTTGCCGCGACTGCTCGTTGCGCCGGTTCGGATCGGGTTGACGGCTCACGGACCATCACTCTACCGCTCGCGAGGCGATACGTCTCGTCTTGACAACTCGGATCGTCCCAGGCACAGTTCAACGCGAGACAGAACGTCTCGTCTCCTGTTTTCGTCCCCGGAGGCCCTCGTGTCCGATTTCACCCAGCTCAGCAGTGCGTTCGCGTTGCTCCGCGGCGGCGTGCTCGTCCGCGACACCGACGCCGAGATCCTCAGAAGCGACCCGTCCAGCGTCATCACGCTGCTCGCCGACGCTGAAGCGACCGGCGGCGTCCTCACCAGCCACCGCACCACCCTGCGGGACGGCACACCGGGCACCCCGCCGCACTTCCACGCCAACTGCGACGAGCTGTTCTTCGTCATCGACGGCCGGCTGCGCGTCCTGCTCGGCCAGGAGATCCTCACGCTGGACGAGGGCGATCTCCTGCTCGTGCCGCCCTACATGCCCCATGCGTACGCACCGGCGCCCGGCCACGACGCCGACTTCCTGTGCGTCTTCACCCCCGGTACGCCGCGCGCCGACTACTTCCGCCTGCTCGACCGAGTCCACGCCGGCGAGGCGAGCTGGGACGATCTGCTCCAAGCCCAGGAGCTGTACGACACCCATTACGTACCCACGGAACTCTGGCCATGAGCGGAGCGCCGCCGGCCCCGTTGAGCGACGAGCAGGCCGCTCAGCTCCTCGACGGCCAACGGTTCGGCATCCTGGCCAGCGTCAAGCGGGACGGCCACCCGCATCTGTCCACAGTGCTCTACCGATGGAGCGCCCCTGAACGGATGATCCGCGTGTCGTCCACCGCCGACCGCCTCAAAGTCCGCCAACTCCGGCGCGATCCGCGGACCGCCCTGCACGTCACCGGCCCCACCGTCTGGTCGTACGCCGTCGCCGAAGGCGAAGCAGAAGTCTCCCCACCCTCCGCCGAACCCGGCGACGCGGTCGGACGGGAACTGCTGGCGATGACGCCTGGCTTCGCCGATCCCGCCGCCGAGCAGCAATTCCTCCAGCAGCTCGTGGCCGACCGGCGAGTCGTCATCCGCATCCGAGTGTCCCGCCTCTACGGAGCCGCCCTAGACATCGCCTCCTGATCACACCGCCTCCTGATCACACCGCCTCCTGATCACATCGCCTCCTGATCGCGATGTGGCACACCCGTCGGTGAGCGGCGGACCCTCGCCGAGGCGCAAATCTTCGCAGCCACGCAAATGTTCGCAGCCACGCAAATGTTCGCAGCGACGCAAATGTTCGCAGCGACGCAAATGTTCGCAGCCACGCAAATGCTGGCAGCGACGCAAATGCTGGCAGCGATGCAAGCCGTCGCGGGAACGGCGACGAATACGCGGTAGGACCCTGTCGTCGTACCGCGATCACGCTGCGGCGGCCGGAGCAGGGCGGGCCGGCGCAGGCCCGCCCGCAACAACACCGATCTCAGCATCTTCGGCGGAGGGTGTTCCGCACCGGTCTTCGAAGCGGGTCGACGAAGGCGGGCGGGAGGAACTCGGGAAAGCCATCGGGTCTCATCCGGACTTCCCAATGCCCGTGGTGGATCTCGCGATGGTGGAAGCCACAAAGCAGGACGCTGTTGGCGAGGCAGGTGGTTCCGCCGTCTGCCCAAGCCTTGAGGTGGTGGCCGTGGCACCACTGGGGTGGCCGGTCGCAACCGGGGAACGCGCATCCCTTGTCCCGCAACACCAGCGCACGCCGAAGCGGGCCGTCGATCAGCCTGCGGGCGCGGCCGACGTCGAGCACTTGCCCGTCACCGCCGAGCACGGCCGGGATGATCATCGCGTCGCACGCGAGCCGTCGCACGGTCTCCGGGGTGAGCAGGTCGCCGGTGTCGAGCAAGCCCGCGCCGACCTTGGCTTGGAGGGCGTCCCAGGGCAGGGTGATCGTCAGGTGAGGTTTCTCGCCGCCGTTGTCGGGCAGCTCGCCAGCGTTCATGATCCGCTGGCACACCTCGACCAGGGCGTCAGCCCGCCGGGCGCCGGCCGAACGCAGATCCGGCTCACCCGGCAGCACCCGACCCGACGCACGATCGCCCTCTACCGCATCCGCACCGCCGGCACCCGCACCGCCCCCAATGCGCGCAGCCTCCGCCAGCACAGCCCGCAACACCGCCACTAGCACAGCCGGCAACACCGCCTCGTGTATCCGCGCCGACGTCAGCGCAGCCCGCACGGCCGCAAGCGCAGCCCGCAACACCGCTGCCGCCAGCGCCGGGGCCATCGTTAGGGGAGCAAGCGGCACAATTGCCCGTGGCATCGGGCAGTGCGGCAGCCGCAGCGGTGGGTGCGGGCTTGCGTGGTCCGGACAACGGATCCAACGCGGTCCGCACGATCGCAGCCATCTCGGAATCGAGGACACCGCGCACCGGTATTCCCCCTCCCCATAGGGAACGAGGGTGAAGTCACGCCGGTCGTAGGCGGATCGTTCGGCGCGTTCCAGATCGCGGCGCAGGCGTTCCAAGGCGATCTCCGGTGCGACCAGTTCCAGGATCTGCGACCGATGATTCTCCAGCGTCTCCGGTCGCAGCCGATCCTCGACCGCCAGCTTCGTCAACGCCTGGTCGGCTTTCGCCTTACCCACCTCACCCACGGCTGAGGGCAGGTCGTGCACGGTTTTGGTGATCACCCGCGCCTGCTCGACAGTGACCCGCCCGGCGGCGAGCGCTTCCTCGACCACGGGCGTCTCGGGCAGCAGCTTGGCCAGCTTGGTCCACACGACGGCATCGCGATGCCGCATGGCCAGCAGATAGGTCAGCCAGTTCGCGGTGCCGGTCGCACCTGCGGTGTAGGGGATCTCGCGACTGTCCGCCGCGCCGATCAACGTGAGTAGCCGGGCCGACAGCTGCTGGATCGTCGCATGAACTCGGCGGACTTCGTCGGTGATCTCGGTGTCCGAAAGTGTCCACAGGGGACCGGCGACCAGCTCGGCGACATCCGCCTCCACCTGCGCCAACAGCCCGCCCATGGGATCAACGTTAGAACGAAGGTACGACACCTTCCAGGGGGTCAAGGTCACCAGAATGTGCCACGTTCACCACCCAGTCAGTCCACAAGCGACAAACGCCGTAGTGCGCCCATGATCTGCGGTTTCGTGTCGGACTCCGTGATCATGCGCCTGTCGTATACGCGAAACGGCCCTTGAGCGCACACCATCGGAGCATGATCTTGCTACTCGGCCGGAAATCACACACCACGGGTGCACAGACCACCAAAGAGCTGGACCTGCGAGCAGCGGGCGATAACGAACAGCCGGTCCGCGTGAGCAGCCGGATCCAGCGAGCAGCACGACTCAGCGAGCAGCAACGCTCGGCAAAACACAGGAATCAGCGAGCGGCTGGCGCGCCGAGGGCGCGGCGTCCCAGGTCGGCGGCGGAGGCGCGGAGGGCGGCGAGGTCGACGTCGACGAGCCGGCCGGAACGCTTCACGACGCGGCCGTCGACGATGACCGTGTCCACGTCGGAGGGCCGTAGGGACGTTACCGCCGCACCGGCGCAGTCGGCGCTTCCGGCGAGGTGGGTGAGCCCCTCAAGGAGAACCAGGTCGGCTCGTTTGCCGACGGCGATCGTGCCGATCCGGTCGCTCAGGCCGAGCGCCCGTGCCCCGTCTACCGTGGCCGCTTCGAGCATGCGCGCAGCCGGAAGCATCGGCGCGGACGCGCTCGGGACGGCGCGCGTACGCTCGGCTCGTAGGGTCGCCCGCATGACCTCGAAGAGGTCCGGCACGGAGTTGACCACCACGTCGACGCCGAGTGCGGGTCGGCAGCCCGCGTCGGCGAGCCGGCCGTACGCCGAGACCCCGTGGCCCATGAGCTCTTCGACCAGCGGCGTCACGGTGACTCCGGCACCGGTGTCGGCGAGGAGCTTGGCCTCGTCGGCGGTCACGGAGTTCAGGTGGACCAGATGCACAC
This genomic interval carries:
- a CDS encoding STAS domain-containing protein; the encoded protein is MVRGSVSRIPVVELVVTEELDLWALSRLTRLLDDALAVSPVEIVLDLEQCPYLDAAAIGVLLEAHRRARLDGGVLTLRAPSERLRRNLRLARADRVLHVTPAEPDGAVPPGEAPDAAA
- a CDS encoding response regulator transcription factor is translated as MASVLVIEDDDRIRLSLVLALEDEGYAAEGAPTAEEGLARQRKNPADTVLVDLMLPGLDGFDTIRELRRADDVPIVVVSARSDTHDIVAALEAGADDYLVKPVAVKELTARLRALRRRARAAATAMPTLIFGELTILPLAGEVTLHGEPVALTRTEFRLLCELAEHPGMVLSRQQLLERVWEYDFGDERLVDVHVGRLRQKIEVEPSAPKHLVTVRGLGYKLQR
- a CDS encoding sensor histidine kinase; this translates as MRRLRQPGLRVRVTAAFALGALVISATIAIASFQITRQTLLSGRERSALRAAYFDANVVNAGLAADDDPDVQEVLRTLDTGSSRHAIIYRNGRFYSRTADTGYTKALPADLQSLVGSGHTAVQRVRVESGPAWAIGIPLPDGSRFYMIDSMKELDRTLRVMSLVLALVAAATTAAGAALGAYASRRVLRPMRVVADAARDIAGGDLTARLDPATEPDLERLTTSFNRMVDQLAARLERDRRFAADVSHELRSPLQTLAAAASVLARRRDQLDPRSAQAASLVADEVERFQTLVTDLLELARADQPADRRLTEVAELARQVVARKGFDPGIVSVAEPGFTPVWPVDSRRFEQIIANLLDNAVRHGGGPTAVRLGGTAGTGWLEVDDEGPGVPPADRISIFDRFVRGRAANARADSDGTGLGLALVRQHALAHGGDATVTDRPGGGARFHVEIDLSPEEPDGRLA
- a CDS encoding GerMN domain-containing protein; this translates as MSRRASALLAVLLVAGVGVTGCGVPAESEPRSVSPPPGPFAGLSSPVPSTPATTATGRLTEMLYFVLDGKLVSVTRRVDAQPTVDELINALQVGPTQTERDTGLSTALGGTNVVAAFSVAGDRVELTLTAPVDGNGRADEALGYAQLVCTLTARGDIHGVVFTRDGHPVGVPRGDGSLSEGPLTAADYSMLLG
- a CDS encoding TetR/AcrR family transcriptional regulator, encoding MSRQPDPNRRNEQSRQAIVTAAADLCAEVGFAAVTVEAIAARAGVGKQTIYRWWPSKAAVLLEYMERERERAAGFPDTGDLAADLLTQTTALQRLFDSDAGAVWRGLLIAAQSDDVAADGVRALLEQAIVEAKQRLTKAQGTDELRSDADLDMVVEIIFGPLYHAWLLRTRPLPKAYMSDVLKLVFEGLKPRDRPLIR
- a CDS encoding cupin domain-containing protein, whose translation is MSDFTQLSSAFALLRGGVLVRDTDAEILRSDPSSVITLLADAEATGGVLTSHRTTLRDGTPGTPPHFHANCDELFFVIDGRLRVLLGQEILTLDEGDLLLVPPYMPHAYAPAPGHDADFLCVFTPGTPRADYFRLLDRVHAGEASWDDLLQAQELYDTHYVPTELWP
- a CDS encoding PPOX class F420-dependent oxidoreductase — protein: MSGAPPAPLSDEQAAQLLDGQRFGILASVKRDGHPHLSTVLYRWSAPERMIRVSSTADRLKVRQLRRDPRTALHVTGPTVWSYAVAEGEAEVSPPSAEPGDAVGRELLAMTPGFADPAAEQQFLQQLVADRRVVIRIRVSRLYGAALDIAS
- a CDS encoding HNH endonuclease signature motif containing protein gives rise to the protein MGGLLAQVEADVAELVAGPLWTLSDTEITDEVRRVHATIQQLSARLLTLIGAADSREIPYTAGATGTANWLTYLLAMRHRDAVVWTKLAKLLPETPVVEEALAAGRVTVEQARVITKTVHDLPSAVGEVGKAKADQALTKLAVEDRLRPETLENHRSQILELVAPEIALERLRRDLERAERSAYDRRDFTLVPYGEGEYRCAVSSIPRWLRSCGPRWIRCPDHASPHPPLRLPHCPMPRAIVPLAPLTMAPALAAAVLRAALAAVRAALTSARIHEAVLPAVLVAVLRAVLAEAARIGGGAGAGGADAVEGDRASGRVLPGEPDLRSAGARRADALVEVCQRIMNAGELPDNGGEKPHLTITLPWDALQAKVGAGLLDTGDLLTPETVRRLACDAMIIPAVLGGDGQVLDVGRARRLIDGPLRRALVLRDKGCAFPGCDRPPQWCHGHHLKAWADGGTTCLANSVLLCGFHHREIHHGHWEVRMRPDGFPEFLPPAFVDPLRRPVRNTLRRRC